A window from Microvirgula aerodenitrificans DSM 15089 encodes these proteins:
- the gpmI gene encoding 2,3-bisphosphoglycerate-independent phosphoglycerate mutase — MKNVTPVLLLILDGFGHRAEGDDNAILHARKPNLDRLMATHACGTIDASERAVGLPTGQFGNSEVGHLNIGAGRVVTQDISRIDLDIEENLFDRNPAFLQAFAAARGHALHLFGLLSDGGVHSHENHIHALIRAAQAAGVADIRLHAFLDGRDTPPRSADTYLRRLDAVLAECPNARLASVCGRFFAMDRDKRWDRVAQACRLVVDGEAPYQAETGVAALAAAYARDENDEFVKPTVIGAPGRIEDGDAVLFMNFRADRARELTSALTDPAFDGFPVRQPRLGFFGTLTRYGADYAHHVIAYQPQQIHNGFGEYVAALGLNQLRIAETEKYPHVTYFFNGGEEKVYPGEDRILVPSPKVETYDLQPEMSAPEVTANILAAIASGKYQAIICNFANGDMVGHTGNFDAAVRAVEALDDCVGRCVDAMLAAGGEVLITADHGNCEQMDDKIHHQPHTQHTTNVVPFCYVSPRSATIATGGALKDVAPTLLAMMGVPVPAEMTGHSLIQYQ; from the coding sequence ATGAAAAACGTCACTCCGGTCCTTCTTCTGATCCTTGACGGCTTCGGCCACCGCGCAGAAGGCGACGACAACGCCATCCTGCACGCCCGCAAGCCCAACCTCGACCGGCTGATGGCCACGCATGCCTGCGGCACCATAGACGCGTCCGAGCGCGCCGTGGGTCTGCCAACCGGACAATTCGGCAATTCCGAGGTCGGTCACCTAAACATAGGCGCAGGCCGCGTCGTTACCCAGGACATCAGCCGTATCGACCTCGACATCGAGGAAAACCTGTTCGACCGCAACCCGGCCTTCCTGCAGGCTTTCGCCGCCGCCCGCGGTCATGCGCTGCACCTGTTCGGCCTGCTGTCCGACGGCGGCGTCCACAGCCATGAAAACCATATCCACGCGCTGATCCGTGCCGCACAGGCGGCCGGGGTCGCCGACATCCGCCTGCACGCCTTTCTCGATGGCCGCGATACGCCACCGCGCAGCGCCGATACCTATCTGCGCCGACTCGACGCCGTGCTGGCCGAATGCCCGAATGCCCGTCTGGCCTCGGTCTGCGGCCGTTTCTTCGCCATGGACCGCGACAAGCGCTGGGACCGCGTGGCCCAGGCCTGCCGGCTGGTGGTTGACGGCGAGGCACCGTACCAGGCCGAGACCGGTGTGGCCGCGCTTGCCGCCGCCTATGCACGCGACGAGAACGACGAATTCGTCAAACCGACCGTAATCGGTGCCCCCGGCCGCATCGAAGACGGCGACGCGGTCCTGTTCATGAATTTCCGCGCCGACCGGGCGCGCGAACTGACCAGCGCGCTGACCGACCCGGCCTTCGACGGTTTCCCGGTCCGCCAGCCGCGACTGGGTTTCTTCGGCACGCTGACCCGCTACGGCGCCGACTATGCGCACCATGTCATCGCCTACCAGCCACAACAGATTCATAACGGCTTCGGCGAATATGTCGCCGCGCTGGGGCTGAATCAGCTCCGCATCGCCGAAACCGAGAAATATCCGCACGTGACGTACTTCTTCAATGGCGGCGAGGAGAAGGTCTATCCGGGCGAAGACCGCATCCTGGTACCGTCACCGAAGGTCGAAACCTACGATCTGCAGCCGGAAATGAGCGCTCCCGAAGTCACCGCCAACATCCTGGCCGCCATCGCCAGCGGCAAGTACCAGGCCATCATCTGCAACTTCGCCAACGGCGACATGGTCGGCCATACCGGCAACTTCGACGCGGCAGTCAGGGCGGTCGAAGCCCTGGACGACTGCGTCGGCCGCTGCGTCGATGCCATGCTGGCCGCCGGCGGCGAGGTGCTGATCACCGCCGACCACGGCAACTGCGAGCAGATGGACGACAAGATTCACCATCAGCCCCACACCCAGCATACGACCAACGTGGTACCGTTCTGCTACGTAAGCCCCCGCTCGGCGACCATCGCCACAGGGGGGGCGCTGAAGGATGTCGCCCCCACCCTGTTGGCCATGATGGGCGTTCCGGTTCCGGCCGAGATGACTGGCCATTCCCTGATCCAGTACCAGTGA
- a CDS encoding ArsR/SmtB family transcription factor, producing MKAMSHPLRLKIISVLGDREVSVQDIVDKVGTSQSNISQHLAIMRDKGVLRTRKDANRVYYRVGDLRTLEVLKMMREVFCGFSE from the coding sequence ATGAAGGCGATGTCACATCCTCTGCGTTTGAAGATCATCTCGGTGCTGGGCGACCGGGAGGTCAGCGTACAGGATATTGTCGACAAGGTCGGTACCTCCCAGTCGAATATTTCCCAGCATCTGGCCATCATGCGGGACAAGGGAGTATTGCGTACGCGCAAGGACGCCAACCGCGTTTATTACCGGGTTGGCGATCTGCGTACACTGGAAGTGTTGAAGATGATGCGCGAAGTCTTCTGTGGCTTCAGCGAGTAG